The following proteins come from a genomic window of Paramisgurnus dabryanus chromosome 19, PD_genome_1.1, whole genome shotgun sequence:
- the rnf5 gene encoding E3 ubiquitin-protein ligase RNF5: MEAAEQQRSSSDGAPARGAGVPGSGGGAEPGGGAEGERDKDRATFECNICLDTARDAVISMCGHLFCWPCLHQWLETRPSRQQCPVCKAGISRDKVIPLYGRGSTSQEDPRLKTPPRPQGQRTEAESRGLFQGFGDTGFHMSFGIGAFPFGFFTTVFNTNDHFHRADPHYAGDHHGNGNPNNGNNWQDSLFLFLAIFFFFWMLSV; the protein is encoded by the exons ATGGAGGCCGCGGAGCAGCAGCGGAGCTCGAGTGACGGCGCGCCCGCCAGAGGAGCGGGGGTCCCGGGCAGCGGCGGTGGAGCGGAGCCCGGTGGAGGCGCTGAGGGCGAGCGAGACAAAGATCGCGCAACATTCGAGTGTAACATTTGCCTGGACACGGCCCGTGACGCGGTTATCAGCATGTGTGGACATCTCTTCTG TTGGCCGTGTCTTCATCAG TGGTTGGAGACGAGACCCAGTCGACAGCAGTGTCCCGTATGTAAAGCAGGAATCAGTCGGGATAAAGTGATTCCTCTGTACGGCCGCGGCAGCACCAGTCAAGAAGACCCCAG aTTGAAAACACCTCCTCGGCCTCAGGGTCAGAGAACAGAAGCAGAGAGTCGAGGG TTGTTTCAGGGTTTTGGCGACACAGGGTTTCACATGTCTTTTGGAATCGGTGCTTTTCCATTCGGCTTCttcaccacagtctttaatacCAATGACCATTTTCACAGAGCAG ACCCTCACTATGCAGGCGATCACCACGGCAACGGAAATCCCAACAATGGCAACAACTGGCAGGACTCGCTCTTCCTCTTCCTCGccatcttcttcttcttctggatGTTGAGCGTGTGA